AGGTTGAAGGTGGACCCAGGGACGCGGAAGTTTACATCACCTTACGCCTTGACGCCGAATGGACAAGGCCCAGTGAAACATACGACCTTATGCAGGACATCCAACACCTGCAGAGGATAGGTGAAATCATTCTGAATTAAGGAGGTAAAAGCATGGGACTTCCCAGTGTAACAATTACATTCCAATCCAAAGCCATAGCCGCCATTGAGCGCGGCGCGGTCGGGGTCCTGGCTGTTGTGCTCAAAGACGCCAGTGTGGCTGCCGGCGTAACAGAGATTGACCTGCTTGACGTAGGCGACATCCCGGAAACACTAAACACTGCAAACATAGAGTTTCTCGAGCAGGCTTTTATCGGTACCCCTAAAATGGTCAAGGCAGTGGTTATTCCGGCTGCGGCTGCCAACTATAATGATGCTCTAAACTACCTGGAGACCATTCTATGGAATATCGGCTGTATCCCGGGTATTGTGGACGATGATGTTGCCGCTATTGCAACCTGGGCTAAAGGCATGAGGGACACAAAAGAGCGTAAGATTATGATGGTCCTGCCAGGCAATGCCGCGGATCACGAGGCAGTTATTAACTTTGTAGTAGAAGATGGCGACGGAACTGCCGGCGAAGCTGCGGTTGGAGCCAGTAATTATACTGCAAGCGAGTACAGCGCCAGGATTGCCGGACTCATTGCAGGTCTGCCGCTGACAGTGGCGCCTACATACAGGGTACTGACCGAGGTTAGCGACGTGCCGCATTTGACTAAAGCCCAGGCGGATGCCAAAATCAATGCCGGCAAGCTGATCCTTTACCATGACGGTGAAAAGGTCAAGATTGCCCGCGGTGTTACTTCACTGACAACTACTACTGAGGAAAAGGGCGCCGACTGGAAAAAGATAAAAATTGTCCGGATCCTGGACATGGTCTACACAGATGTTAAATCTACTATTGAGGACCATTACATTGGAGCATACCAGAACAGCTACGAAAACAAGCTGCTCTTGATTGCAGCAATCAATGCTTATTATGAATTTCTCGAGCAGGAGCGCGTCCTTGATCCTGGCAAAAACAAGTGTGAGATTGATGTGGCCGCACAGAAGACTTATCTAAAGTCAATCGGAGAAGATGCTGACAACATGACAGTTCAGGAGATCAAAGAAGCCAATACCAGGGATAAGGTGTTTTTAGTTAGTACACTGAGGCCGTTGGATGCGATCGAAGATGTTAATTTGGTCATCAATCTGTAGGAGGTGGGACAGTTGCCATTACAAACAAAGCGTATTATAAACGG
Above is a genomic segment from Dehalobacter sp. containing:
- a CDS encoding phage tail sheath subtilisin-like domain-containing protein codes for the protein MGLPSVTITFQSKAIAAIERGAVGVLAVVLKDASVAAGVTEIDLLDVGDIPETLNTANIEFLEQAFIGTPKMVKAVVIPAAAANYNDALNYLETILWNIGCIPGIVDDDVAAIATWAKGMRDTKERKIMMVLPGNAADHEAVINFVVEDGDGTAGEAAVGASNYTASEYSARIAGLIAGLPLTVAPTYRVLTEVSDVPHLTKAQADAKINAGKLILYHDGEKVKIARGVTSLTTTTEEKGADWKKIKIVRILDMVYTDVKSTIEDHYIGAYQNSYENKLLLIAAINAYYEFLEQERVLDPGKNKCEIDVAAQKTYLKSIGEDADNMTVQEIKEANTRDKVFLVSTLRPLDAIEDVNLVINL